Proteins from a genomic interval of Labrus mixtus chromosome 24, fLabMix1.1, whole genome shotgun sequence:
- the LOC132959395 gene encoding cystathionine beta-synthase-like protein has translation MPSVPSTKDAVVKAPVCPHAAKMLSHTNGDGKLREGPFPLNGVDKLHSVEPEESNRTIQINTKNASPERKWIRPDLPSRCKWSLGASKADNPHTQIPRTVSPAILPNILHRIGDTPLVRINKIPKAYGLKCEILAKCEYFNAGGSVKDRISLRMVEDAERAGLLKPGDTIIEPTSGNTGIGLALAAAVKGYRCIIVMPEKMSMEKVDVLRALGAEIVRTPTSARFDSPESHVGVAWRLKNEIPNSHILDQYRNPSNPLAHYDTTAEEILEQCDGKVDMLVAGAGTGGTITGIARKLKERCPNIKIVGVDPEGSILAEPEELNKTDKTQYEVEGIGYDFIPTVLDRSVIDTWYKSDDEESFNMSRMLIRDEGLLCGGSSGTAMAAAVNVAKELKEGQRCVVILPDSIRNYMSKFLSDKWMVQKGFLSEEDLTVKKPWWWNLRLQGLNLCAPLTVLPTVSCQKTIKILKEKGFDQAPVVDDTGLILGMVTLGNMLASILAGKIKLSDPVSKVLYKQFKQIRLTDNLGKLSRILETDHFALVVHEQIQYLTDGSASLKQMVFGVVTAIDLLNFVTVRERRERSMSESTDELN, from the exons ATGCCGTCAGTTCCTTCTACCAAAGACGCCGTGGTCAAGGCTCCCGTGTGCCCCCACGCTGCCAAGATGCTCAGCCACACCAACGGGGACGGCAAACTGCGCGAGGGCCCGTTTCCGCTGAACGGGGTTGACAAGCTGCACTCGGTGGAACCCGAAGAATCCAACCGGACCATTCAGATCAACACAAAGAACGCCAGTCCGGAGAGGAAATGGATCCGGCCTGACCTTCCCAGCCGTTGCAAGTGGAGCCTGGGAGCTTCAAAAGCCGACAACCCTCACACACAAATCCCGAG AACTGTCTCTCCGGCCATCCTCCCAAACATCCTGCACAGGATCGGAGACACTCCCTTGGTACGCATCAACAAGATCCCCAAAGCGTACGGACTCAAGTGCGAAATAC TGGCAAAGTGCGAGTACTTCAATGCCGGCGGCAGTGTCAAGGACAGGATCAGCCTGCGAATGGTGGAGGACGCTGAGAGAGCCGGCCTCCTTAAACCTGGAGACACCATCATAGAGCCCACATCTGGAAACACCG GTATCGGGTTGGCCCTGGCTGCGGCTGTGAAAGGCTACCGCTGCATCATCGTCATGCCCGAGAAAATGAGCATGGAGAAG GTGGATGTCTTGAGAGCTCTCGGAGCGGAGATCGTGCGTACGCCCACCAGCGCTCGCTTCGATTCGCCAGAGTCCCACGTGGGCGTCGCTTGGCGCCTCAAAAACGAAATCCCCAACTCCCACATCCTGGACCAGTACCGCAACCCAAGTAACCCTTTGGCTCACTACGACACCACGGCGGAGGAgatcctggagcagtgtgacg GTAAAGTGGACATGCTGGTGGCGGGGGCCGGCACAGGAGGGACCATCACAGGCATCGCTCGCAAACTGAAGGAGAGATGCCCCAACATCAAA ATTGTTGGCGTTGACCCTGAAGGCTCCATCCTGGCCGAGCCCGAGGAGCTCAACAAGACCGATAAGACCCAGTACGAGGTGGAGGGCATCGGGTACGACTTCATCCCCACCGTGCTCGACAGATCT GTGATCGACACCTGGTACAAGTCCGACGACGAGGAGTCCTTCAACATGTCTCGCATGCTGATCAGAGATGAGGGCCTGCTGTGCG gAGGCAGCTCTGGGACGGCCATGGCAGCTGCAGTAAACGTGGCCAAAGAGCTGAAGGAGGGCCAGCGCTGCGTTGTCATCCTGCCAGACTCCATCCGTAACTACAT GTCTAAATTCCTGAGTGACAAGTGGATGGTCCAGAAGGGCTTCCTGAGCGAGGAGGACCTCACGGTGAAGAAACCATG GTGGTGGAACCTGAGGCTGCAGGGTCTGAACCTGTGTGCCCCCCTCACCGTCCTGCCCACCGTCAGCTGTCAGAAGACCATCAAGATCCTGAAGGAGAAGGGCTTCGACCAGGCGCCGGTGGTGGACGACACTGG actCATCCTGGGCATGGTGACTTTAGGAAACATGTTGGCCTCTATTCTGGCGGGCAAGATCAAGCTGTCCGACCCGGTCAGCAAAGTGCTCTACAAACAATTCAAACAG ATCCGTCTGACTGATAATTTGGGAAAGCTGTCCCGCATCCTGGAGACTGACCACTTTGCACTGGTGGTCCACGAACAGATCCAAT ATTTGACAGACGGCTCCGCCAGTCTGAAGCAGATGGTGTTCGGCGTGGTGACGGCCATCGACCTGCTCAACTTCGTCACGGTCCGGGAGAGGAGGGAGCGATCCATGTCAGAGTCCACCGATGAGCTGAATTGA